The genomic region ATCACGCCTATAAAAACGCCGGGCGCGTTGTGGGTGTGACCACGGGCTTGCGCGATATCGACCGCAAACTGGGTGGTTTGCACCCGTCTGACTTGCTGATCCTTGCCGGTCGTCCGTCGATGGGTAAAACAGCCCTTGCGATGAACATCGCGTTTAACGCCGCCATCGCATCGCATCAGAACCGCGCTGCGGGCGAAGACACCCGCGATGAAACCCGAACCGGGGCGATTGCCGTATTCTCGCTTGAGATGGCGGCCGAACAGCTTGCCGGGCGCCTTTTGTCGCAGGCCGCCGAGGTTTCTGGCGATAACATGCGCCGTGGTGATCTGAACGAACAGGATTTCGAACGTCTGTTGCTGGCAACCCAGGAACTCAATACCGTTCCGCTTTACATCGATGATACGCCGGCCCTTCCGGTATCAACCCTTCGCACACGTTGCCGCCGCCTTAAGCGCCAACACGGCCTCGCGATGATCGTCGTCGATTACCTGCAGCTTCTGGCACCACCGACCAACTTCCGTGGCGATGGCCGCGTTCAGGAAGTCTCGGAAATTACCCGTATGCTCAAGGCGATTGCCAAGGAACTCGAAGTTCCTGTTCTGGCCCTGTCGCAGCTTTCACGCGCGGTCGAACAGCGCGAAGACAAACGCCCGCAGCTTTCCGACCTTCGTGAATCCGGCTCGATCGAGCAGGACGCCGACGTCGTGATGTTCATTTATCGCGAACAATACTATCTCGAACGTGCCGAACCGGCCCAGCGCCCGGAAGAAGCCACCGACAAATTCGGGGAACGCTATTCGCAGTGGCAGGAACGTCTGAACCACGTTTACAACACTGCCGAAGTTATTGTTGCCAAGCAGCGTCACGGCCCGGTGGGCAACGTGCGCCTGTTCTTTGACGGGAACTACACCAAGTTTGGTGATCTTGATCACACTGAAGAAGAATATGAATAGAGGATAGGGCATCCACCCATCCAACAACGGATTCCACGGGGTATTACGAATGACCGTTCTTCCCGCCGTCGGCCGTGCTGCCGAGTGCGCGGAACTGCAAATCAATCTGAAAGCAGTTGCCGACAACTATAAAACTCTGACCAAACGCTATACCGGGCGCACCTGTGCGGCTGTGGTAAAGGCGAATGCCTATGGTCTTGGCGCCCAGACAATCGTCCCGGTCCTCAAAAAGCAGGGCTGCCGCCTGTTCTTCGTGGCACATGCCAACGAAGCAGCCGAACTGTTCCCGCTTCTGCGGGGCGGCGGGCGGATTGCGGTTCTGAACGGTGTTCTGCCCGGTGACGAGGCGTTCTTCATTGAAAATGACGTCATCCCGGTTCTGAATGATCTTGAGCAGATCGAACGTTGGTCAAACCTGTGCCGTGAATACGAACGTCCGGCCCCGGCCTTTATCCATCTTGATACCGGTATGAGCCGCCTTGGCCTGACGCCACTTGATGTCAGCAACCTTGTCGATCGCTATTCATCCCTGCTCTACGGGTTTGAAAAGGCCGGTTACATGACCCACCCGGTTGCGGCTGATGAGGCAGGAAACCCGGTCACCAAGGAACAGTACGACCTGTTCATGAAATGGTATCGTCGCCTGCCGCCGGCCCCGCGCGGGTTCTGTAACTCGTCGGCGATTTTCCGCAACGATGACTACCATCTTGAATTCTGCCGTCCGGGCATCGCCCTTTGGGGTGGAAACCCGACGCCGGAAACCACCAACCCGATGCGTTCTGTCGTGAACCTTAAGGTCAAAGTCCTTCAGGTCCGCGAAATCGATGAACCTCAGACAGTTGGTTATGGCGGCACCTGGCAGGCAAAACGCAAATCGAAAATCGCCACCCTTGCAGTCGGGTATGCTGATGGCTGGCTGCGTTCGCTTTCCAATTCCGGCAAGCTGATCATCAAGGGGCACGAAGTTCCCTATGTCGGGCGTGTTTCGATGGATGCGATTACGGTTGATATCACCGACCTTCCGGGCAAAACGCTTAAGGCCGGGGATATGGTGTCGCTTCTTGATGACAAGATGACGGTTGACGACGTTGCATCTGCTGCTGGTACAATCGGTTATGAAATTCTAACTTCTCTTGGACATCGCTACCGGCGGGTTTATACAGAGAGCTAAATCATAATAGCCAGCCAGACAATTCCGGCAGGTCGATAACAGGGGACTTCGAAGTACAGATGCCGATCTTTGCGCCGGTTGGCCATATGTTTCTGACCTTTTTGGCCCTTGTCGGTCGCGTCACGGTATTTGCGGGTCGCACCATCGGCCACATGGTCACACCGCCGATCTATTTCCGCCTGATTTTCAAACAGATGCGTGAAATCGGCTATTTCTCGTTGCCGGTTGTCGCCATGACCACCCTGTTTGCCGGGATGGTTCTGGCCCTGCAATCCTATTCGGGGTTTTCACGCTTTTCAGCCGAAAGTGCGGTTGCGACGGTGGTTGTCATTTCCATGACCCGCGAATTGGGCCCGGTTCTGGCGGGCCTAATGGTTGCGGGCCGTGTGGGTGCCGCCATTGCCGCCGAAATTGGCACCATGCGTGTGACCGAACAGATCGACGCCCTGGTGACCCTTTCGACCAATCCGTTCAAATATCTGGTTGTGCCGCGTGTGATTGCCGGTTTGATCACTCTGCCCGTTCTGGTTCTGATCGGCGATATTATCGGGGTGATGGGCGGCTATCTGGTGGGCGTGAACAAGCTTGGCTTTAATGACGGATCCTATATCCGCAACACCTTCCAGTATCTTGAACAGCTTGATGTGGTGTCGGGTCTTGTGAAGGCGGCTGTGTTTGGCTTTATCATCACATTGATGGGTTGCTATCACGGGTATCATTCACGGGGCGGTGCGCAGGGCGTTGGTCAGGCAACCACCAATGCGGTTGTTTCAAGTTCCATCCTGATCCTGATTTCGAACTATATCGTCACCGAATTGTTCTTCACGCGATAAGGGCCGGTTGACAGGATCATGAGCAACACAGCCAAGATATCGCTTCGCAACGTTCACAAGGGCTTTGGCCCGAAAAAGGTGCTTCAGGGTGTTGACCTTGATGTCGCACCGGGTGAGTCGGTTGCCATCATTGGCGGCTCGGGCACCGGCAAGTCGGTCACGCTGAAATGCGTTCTGGGCCTTCTTACCCCGGATCAGGGTTCGATCAAGGTGGACGGGGTCGAAATGACCACCGCATCACAGGCCGAACGCGATGCCATGCTGGCAAAGACCGGCATGCTGTTTCAGGGGGCGGCCCTTTTTGACTCACTGACCGTTTGGGAAAATGTTGCCTTTGGCCTGATCGAAGGTCAGGGCATGAAACCGGCCAAGGCCCGCGATCTTGCGATTGCCCGGCTTGAGGATGTCGGTCTGGCGGCTGATATCGCCAACATGTCCCCGGCATCGCTTTCAGGCGGCATGCAAAAACGTGTTGGCCTCGCGCGCGCCATCGCGACCGAGCCGGAAATCCTGTTCTTTGACGAACCGACCACCGGCATTGATCCGATCATGGGCGATGTCATCAATGATCTGATCGTCAAATGCACCCGCGAACTTGGTGCCAGTGCGATGACCATCACCCATGATATGGCCAGTGCACGCAAGATCGCCGACCGCGTTGCCATGCTGTATCAGGGCAAGATCATCTGGGATGGGCCGGTTGCCGATATCGACACGTCCGATAACCCATATTTGCAACAATTCGTTGCCGGTGATATCGAAGGCCCGCTTGAACTTGATCTCAAGCATCTCTGAACGCGGCCTAATCGCCGATACCACTTCTTTGATCTGCGGAGCATTCTGTGGCCAAAACCCAAAGCCGTTTCATCTGCCAGAACTGTGGTGCCGAGTACCGCAAATGGACCGGGCGTTGCGATGCCTGCGGCGAATGGAACAGCATCGAGGAAGAACGTGTTGAAAGCGGCCCCAAGGCCACCGGCGGCATTGCCGGGGGCGCCAAGGGCAAGACCATCGAATTCGTCGCCCTTGAAGGCGAAAGTGCTAGCCCCAAACGCATCATAAGCGGTATCACCGAACTCGATCGCGCCTGCGGAGGCGGGCTTGTACCGGGGTCGGCCCTTCTGGTCGGCGGCGATCCTGGGATTGGTAAATCAACCATTCTGTTGCAGGCCGTCGGGGCCATGGCCGCCAAACATAAATGCGCCTATATCTCGGGCGAGGAAGCAGTTGATCAGGTGCGCATGCGCGCAGCCCGCCTTGGCCTTGAAAAATCGAAGGTCGACTTTGCCGCCGCGACCAGCCTGCGCGACATCATCACCACCCTTGAAGCCAGCAGCCATGACGTGGTGGTGATTGACTCGATCCAGACCATGTATGCCGACACCCTTGATAGTGCGCCGGGCACGGTGTCACAGGTCCGCGCCTGCGCGCTGGAACTCATCCGCCTTGCCAAGCGTAAGGGCTTTGCCGTCTTGCTTGTCGGTCACGTCACCAAGGAAGGCCAGATTGCCGGTCCGCGTGTGCTGGAACATATGGTCGATACGGTTCTGTATTTCGAAGGCGAACGCGGTCATCAGTTCCGCATCCTGCGTGCAGTCAAAAACCGTTTCGGTGCGACCGATGAAATCGGTGTGTTTGAAATGGGTGATGCGGGTCTGGTCGAAGTCCCCAACCCCTCCGCGCTGTTTCTGGCAGATCGTGATTCCCCGGTCAGTGGCACCGCGGTATTTGCCGGGCTTGAAGGCACACGCCCGATGCTGGTTGAAATTCAGGCGCTTGTGGCGCAATCGGCCCTTGCCACCCCGCGTCGTGCGGTCGTTGGCTGGGACTCTGCGCGCATGAACATGATATTGGCGGTGCTCGATGCCCGCTGTGGCCTGCCGCTCAGCCAGTTTGATGTTTACCTTAACGTCGCCGGTGGTTTGCGGGTTGGTGAACCCGCGGCCGACATGGCGGTTGCGGCAGCACTGATTTCAGCGGTCGCCGATGCGCCGGTTCCGGGCGAGACGGTGATTGTCGGGGAAATCGGTCTTTCGGGCGAAGTTCGCCCGGTCGGGCAACTCGAATCGCGGTTGAAAGAAGCCACCAAACTTGGCTTTGGCAATGCCTATACGCCCAAGAATGGCACCCAGGGCAAGAAGAAGATGTCGATCAAGGGCCTCAATCAGACCGAAATCGGCCATCTTCAGGATTTGGTAAACCTCTTCGGCGACGATGTCCGCGACAAGGTGCGTCCGCGCGAAGGGATGTATTAAGCGCCTTTACCGCAACCTCGCCCGCCACCCGGACTGACGAACAAGGTTTACACATAAATGGATTTCTCCGCCCTTCCCGATCTTGGCGCACGTGATGTGTTTGATCTGATTGTTGTCGGCATTTTGCTGATATCGGGGATATTTGCCTTTTTCCGCGGTTTTATCCACGAAACCCTGTCGATGATGGGCTGGGTCGGTGCCGGGCTTGTCGCCCTTTATGGCTATCCGGTTGCGCGGCCCTATGTGCGGGATTTGATCCCGTCCGAACTGATTGCCGATCTGGCAACCGGGGTTGGCCTGTTTCTGATTTCGTTTTTGATTTTCTCGTTTATCAGCGGGCGCATTGGCCGGGCGGTTCAGAATTCCGGCCTCGATAGCCTCGATAGCACGCTTGGCTTTGTATTCGGGCTTTTGCGCGGGGCCCTGATTGTCTGTATCGGTTTCCTGGCGCTGTCCTGGTTGCTGCCAGCAGATTCGCAGCCCGACTGGGTCCGTGATGCCCGCACCCGCCCGGTTCTGGAAGAAGGTGCCTTCCTCATTATGCGCATGGCACCTGACGAAATTTTCGATACCACGGCGCAAGAGCTTGAGCGCGCTCAGCGTGAGGCCGATGCGAACGAAAAAACCTATCGCCAACTTCTTGGTCCGGAACCAAAAGGGACTGGACCCGCGCCCCTAAACGGGTATACAAGGCCCTCGCGCGATGATTTGGATCGCCTGATTGAGGCGACCACTAACGAGTGAGGCGTGTGGGTTTCGTAAGAATAACGAATTCCGTGCGCCACCGGCGAGAGAGCGGAACCCACTCATGCTGACCACCAATCCATTTGATGACGACAAGCTACGTGAAGAATGTGGCGTCTTTGGCGTTTTTGGCTCCCCCGATGCGACGGCATTAACGGCCCTTGGCCTGCATGCGCTGCAACATCGCGGACAGGAAGCCGCAGGCATTGTGTCCTATGACGGCGAAGATTTTCCGGCACACCGGGCATCCGGCCAGGTTGGCGATATCTTCGGCTCCGAAGATGTCATCAAAAGCCTGCCCGGCCACCGTGCGGTCGGCCATGTCCGCTACTCGACGGCGGGCGGCAAGGGCCTTCGCAACGTACAGCCGCTTTTTGCCGACTTTGAATTCGGTGGTCTGGCGATTGCCCATAACGGCAACCTGACCAACTCGCTTGCGGTGCGTGAACGCCTTGTCAAACGCGGCTCGATCTTCCAGTCGACCTCGGATACCGAGACCTTCATTCACCTGATCGCGACCAGCCTGTATGAAAAGATCGTCGATCGCTTGATCGATGCGGTCCGTCAGGTTGAAGGTGCCTATTCCCTGGTCGTCATGACCCAGAAGAAACTGATCGGTGTGCGGGATCCGCTGGGTGTGCGTCCGCTGGTTCTGGGCAAGCTCAATGATGCCTATATCCTGTCATCGGAAACGGTTGGCCTTGATATCGTTGGCGCGGAATTCATCCGCGACGTCGAACCGGGTGAAATCGTTGAAATCACCGATGATGGCCTGCGTTCGATCAAGCCGTTCAAACCGCAAAAATCGCGCTTCTGCATTTTCGAGCATGTCTATTTCGCCCGCCCCGACAGCATCGTCGAAGGCACAAGCGTCTATGACGTGCGCAAGCATATCGGTCGCGAACTGGCCCGTGAATCCGCTGTTGATGCCGACGTTGTCGTGCCGATCCCGGATTCCGGTGTGCCGTCCGCCCTTGGCTATGCCGAGGAAAGCGGTATCCCGTTCGAACTGGGCATCATCCGCAACCACTATGTCGGGCGTACCTTTATCGAGCCGACCGATCAGATCCGCCACCTTGGCGTGAAGCTGAAACATAACGCCAACCCGGGCAAGCTTAAGGGCAAGCGCGTTATTCTGGTTGATGACTCGATCGTGCGTGGCACGACCTCGACCAAGATTGTTGATCTGGTCCGTCAGGCCGGTGCAGCCGAAGTCCATATGCGCATCACAAGCCCGCCGACCATGAACCCGTGCTTCTATGGCGTTGATACCCCGTCCAAAGACAAACTGATGGCGGCCAATCACGACATCGAAAGCATGGCAAAGATCATCGGTGTCGACAGTCTGGCCTTCGTCACCATTGATGGCCTGTATCGTGCCACCGGTCTTGAAGGCCGTGACAACGATAATCCGGCCTTCTGTGATGCGTGCTTCACCGGCGACTACCCGATCAAGCTCACCGATCACAATGCCGAAAACAAGGACCGCAAGCTCAGCCAGTTGGTTGAAAGGCAGTCTGCATGACCGACACCAAACGTCTTGAAGGTCGCGTTGCCCTGATCACCGGGGCTTCGCACGGGATCGGATGTGCTGTTGCCAAGCGCTTTGCGGCCGAGGGCGCGCATGTGATTGCGATTGGCCGAAATGTCGGTGCGCTCGAAGAACTGAGCGACGACGTCACGGATGCCGGTGGCAAGATCACCCTGCTGCCGCTTGATCTGACCATGTTTGACAAGATCGATATGCTTGGCCCGACGATCTATGAGCGGTTCGGCAAGCTGGATATTGTGGTTGGTAACGCAGGCCTTCTGGGCGAAATCGCCCCGGTGGGCCATATTGATGCGCAGGTGTTCCAGAACACCTATGCCACCAACGTCACGGCAAACTTCCACCTGATCCGCACCACCGACAAGCTCCTGCAGCTTTCAGACGCGGGCCGGGCGATCTTCGTGACCTCGAACGCATCGGCAAAAGGTCGCGCCTTCTGGGGCCTTTATGCGTCGACCAAGGCAGCGCTTGAAAGCCTTGTTCTGTCCTATGCACAGGAACTCGAAGAAACCAAGGTCAAGGTCAACCTGATCAATCCGGGCCGCATCCGCACCAAAATGCGCGCCGAAGCCTATCCGGGCGAAGATCCCGAAACGCTTCCGACCCCCGAAAGCATCACCGACGTGTTTGTCGATCTGGCAGAAGCCACCTGCACCAAACATGGTGAAGTGGTCAACGCTTCCTGAGTTTGATGCGCGGATCACAGTCAAAATTGCAAAAGGCCTTGCTGGTATCGCAAGGCCTTTTGTTTTGCGTTTGATTACGTGCGCCCCTACTCCGCCGTGCTCATGCCCATGCGCTGCAAGACTCGGCGCTCAACGACAACGACCAGTTGGTAGAACACAACAGCCAAAATGACGGACAGGGCCGCCACGGTCCAGATCATGCCGTAATCCATATAACCGCGCGACTGGTTCAACAAATTGCCAAGCCCCTTACCCGTCGCAAGCCATTCGGCAATCATCACCCCCAGAAGCGCGCGCGGCACCGTCAGGCGCGTTGCCGCAAACAAATATGGCATGGATGCCGGAATGGTGATGATGCGCAATTCCTGCCCCGCAGAGGCCCCATATGCCATGGCCAGTTCACGGGTCGCGCGCGGCACCATCGATATCCCTTGCGCCAAAATCACGAATGCCGGGAAAAACGTTACAGATATCGTCACCCAAAGTGTCAGTGACGTGCCCCGCCCCAACAGCAAAACCAGCAAGGGCGTCAGCGCGACCAACGGCATGGTCTGGGTTACCAGCGCGACCGGCATAAAGGCACGCAAGAATCCCGGAAACAGCCGTGATGAAATGGCCAGCAAAAAGGCAAAGGTCAAACCACACAACAATCCGATACCAGTAATCGGAAGCGTTTCCCAAAGGGCAGCAATCAAACGTTCCTGAGCGCTTTGCGCCGCAGGTGAAAAGAACAGATATTCCACCACGCCAATCGGGGTTTTTGAAATCATTGCCGGCACGTCAAGAAGCCGGATAAATGCCCACCAAAACAGGAACGGCAATAGCACCGCCATCGCCCCGGCCAGAATTGATGACAGTGGTCTGCTTTGTTCATCCCCTGCCTTTTCAGGCACCGACATGTTCATCGTGACCGCCCGGCTTGCACCGACGAAGCGATGCGACATAAGCGCAAACACCCCATAGGCCAAACCGGCAATCAGGGTGGCGACAACACCAATTCCCCAAAGACGTTCCGGTTCGGCCCGACCAAGCGAACCCAGAAGATACGCGCCAAGCCCCCAGCGACCGCCACCACCAAATTCAGCAAGGATGGCACCAAGAACTGCATTGGGTGCGGCAACGCGCAAGCCCGACAGGATGGATGGCAAGGCGCTTCTGAACTGAACCATGCGCATGATCAGCCAGTTACTGCCGCCATAAACCCTGATCAGGTCCGCCGCCCGGCTGTCAGACTGGGAAAGGCCAATCACGGTTGCCGTCATGGTCACGAAGTAACAGCCAAGGGCGGCAAGAACCACCCGCGGGGTCAAACCCGACAGCGTCAGCGACAGGATCGGTGCAATGGCAATGGGCGGCAGGGCAAAGATCGCAATGTTCAAGCCGCGAAAGACGCGCAATGACACCGGGATCAAAACAAAGAAAATACCGGCCACCACACCAAGCAGATTGCCGATCACAAACCCAAGTCCGGATGCCTTGAGCGTTTCCCAAACATGGAGCGGATAGTCGGATCGGTCGTTCCAAAGCCCGATCAGGATCTCGCTGACGCCTGGCAATGCGCCATCGGCAATCAAGTCAAGTCTGCCGACCACTTCCCAGACAAGAAGCAGTGCGACAACATTGCGCAGTGGAGCGGCCCATTGTTTATTGCCCGCCATGAAGTACCTCGGCAACCTTGTCGCACAGGGCATGGAAGGCAGGATCGGAAAACAGCTCGGGTTTGCGCGGGCGTTCGAACGGAACATCAATCACCACCGAAAGACGCCCCGGATTGGCCGACATCACTGCAATCCGGTCCGCAAGGAAGACGGCCTCGTCAATGCCGTGGGTGACGAGAAATGCCGTGGCCTGACTTTCCTGCCAGATGCGTTGCAGTTCAAGATTCATCTGACGCCGCAAGATTTGATCGAGTGCGCCAAAAGGTTCATCCATAAAAAGCACGCGCGGACGGGTCACCAGCGCGCGGGCAATTGCCACACGCTGGCGCATTCCGCCGGAAAGTTCGCCCGGCAGGGCATTTTCATAACCTTTCAGGCCAACCAGTTCGATCAAATGTTGAACATCCGGGGCAAAGTCCCGAATGTTCTTTCTGAGGACTTCCAAGGGCACTTCGACATTCTGGCGCACAGACCGCCAGGGCAGAAGTGCCGCATCCTGAAAGGCAACACCGGTCAGACCGGCCCGCGTCGCATCCTGTGGTTCGCGATCCTCGATCAGCACCGCGCCCTTGTCGGCATCTTCAAGACCCAGCGCAATTCGCATGGCTGTGGACTTGCCACAGCCTGACGGGCCGATGATCGCGGTAAACGACCCCGAAGGACAACTCAGGGACATATCCCTGAGCGCCTCGATGGTTTTTCCGCGCCCGCTGAAGGTCTTGCAGACACCGTGGAATGTGATCCCCCCAGAGGGCATCCTAGATCTCCTCAAGCAGCGTGGTATCGAACATGTCGCGGCTGCCATTTATGCCAATTTGGCCAAGGGCAGTCAGGCAGGCTTCGATGTCATCTTCAGCCATTGAGAAGATGCCGTTCGGGCTTTCAACGAGCGGCTGCTGCGCCTTGTTGAAGTAGATTTCGTTTTCGATGGTCCGGCCCGTTCCCTTGAACCAGCTATCGGCCCATTTCGGCGGCCAGACCGTCGGATCAACAAAGTTTTCTTCCCAGCCGCGACGCGATGCGCGCAACCAGCCAACCAGTTCCTTGCGCTTGGTTTTAAGCGTTTCTTCGGTCACCACAACTGTATCGTTAAAGATGGTAAAGCCGAAATCATAAAGCAGGAACGAGGTTGCCTCTGCCCCCTGCTGGGAAATTGTGAACGGAACATTGGTGGTGAAATCAAGGCTGGCGTCAATTTCACCCTTGATCAGCGGGGTCGGATCATATGCATACGGAACGATGTTAACATCGGCCTTGTCGATACCGTTCAGTTTCAGCATCGCTTCAACCGAAATGACATTGACCGGCGGCACGGCAAGAGTCTTGCCGACAAGATCTTCGGGTTTGTTGATCGGGTTGGATTTCAATGAAACGATGCCGATCGGGTTTTTCTGATATTGGGTGCCGATGATCTTGAACGGTGCGCCCTGTTCTGAAATCGCCTTGATGGTGGTGTCTGGTGTGGTCAGGGTCAAATCGGCACGCCCGGTGATGATTGTGCTTTCGGGAATGACATCCGGCCCCCCCGACGCATAGCTCATATCAAGGCCTTCGTCGGCGTAATAGCCCTTGTCGAGCCCCAGAAAATAACCCGCGAATTCCGCGTCATTGATCCAGGATGCCTGCATGGCAAACGGCGATGCGGCCATTGCACGGAACGATCCGAACGGCATGGCGGATGCGGCGGCGCCTGCGGCAGCTG from Thalassospira indica harbors:
- a CDS encoding ABC transporter substrate-binding protein, giving the protein MDMKLSRRRFLGAAAAGAAASAMPFGSFRAMAASPFAMQASWINDAEFAGYFLGLDKGYYADEGLDMSYASGGPDVIPESTIITGRADLTLTTPDTTIKAISEQGAPFKIIGTQYQKNPIGIVSLKSNPINKPEDLVGKTLAVPPVNVISVEAMLKLNGIDKADVNIVPYAYDPTPLIKGEIDASLDFTTNVPFTISQQGAEATSFLLYDFGFTIFNDTVVVTEETLKTKRKELVGWLRASRRGWEENFVDPTVWPPKWADSWFKGTGRTIENEIYFNKAQQPLVESPNGIFSMAEDDIEACLTALGQIGINGSRDMFDTTLLEEI